GAAAAGACAAGAACGGCGAGCAGCTCTCTGACGTGGAACACGGCCCCATCGGGCTTTCAAACGAACTCGTGAGCCACGTGCTGGAATTCAAGTGCGCAGAACCTGTCGACAGCCTCAAGCATTTGGGCAAGACCTTCCATCACGAAATCGTGAAGGCGAACGAAACGCTCAAGAGCATCAACGCGATGCTTTTGCCCACGGCAGCGCACCCCTTCATGGACCCCGCCGTAATGCAGCTCTGGCCCTACGACTGCCTCGACATCTACCAGGCATACGACCGCATTTTCAACTGCAAGGGGCACGGCTGGGCGAACCTGCAATCCACCCACATCAACCTCTCTTTCCACGGCGATGAGGAATTCGGCAAATTGCACGCAGCCATCCGCGCATTGCTCCCGCTGATTCCCGCCGTAGCGGCCTCTAGCCCGTTTTTGGACAGCAAATACTGCGGTTACCTGGACGGGAGAATCGAGACCTACCGCCACAACCAGGAGAAAATCCCGAGCATCACGGGCAAAGTGATTCCCGAAGCGGTCTTTACCTACAAGGATTACGAGGAACAGATTTTTAACAAAGTAAAGGCGGATATCGCACCGTACGATCCCGACCACCTGCTGAACCACTTCTTCTTGAATAGCCGCGGAGCCATCGCGCGCTTTGACCGCGGGGCCATAGAAATCCGCCTGGTCGACATCCAGGAATGCCCCGATGCAGACATCGCGATTGCCGAATGGGAAGTCGCCGTATTGAAAGGTCTTGTGGAAGGCAAATTTGCGAATGAGTCGCAAATCCGCGCACTCGATACGGACGCCCTCGCGAAAATTCTGCTCGCCACCACGCGTTTTGCCGAAAAGACGGTAATAAACGACCGTGATTTCCTGAATGTCTGGAACATTGACGCGAGCGAAATCACCGCAGGCGAACTCGTACAACGCATCACGGAGAAAGTCCGCAGCAAGATTTCCGACCACTCGCAGGCACTGCTCGCCAGCATGCTCAAACGCGGAACGCTCGCCAGCGCCCTCGTGAAGAACGTCGGTGCAGACCCCGACCGGGACGACTTCGTGTACGAATACGGCCGCCTCGCCCACTGCCTTGCGGAGAACAGACTGTACGGAGTGGAAGAGTGATTAGACGAAAGACGAAAGACGAAAGACGAAAGAAAATCGCGTCCAAGTCCGTTCTGATCCTCACTTGCGAGCATGCCAGCAACAAGTTGCCCGCAGCGTTCAAGAAAGCTGTTCCCGCAAAAGTCCTGGAAACGCACCGCGCCTACGACATCGGAGCGTGCGCAGTATTCAGCAAGCTGGTGAAGTTCGCAAAGCCCGAATTCCACTGCGAAGGGAAATTTTCGCGTCTGTTCGTCGACCTGAACCGCACCATCACGAACAAGAGCGCATTCAGCGATTACTATAAACAACTCGAAAAACGCGACCCCGCGACCGCCGCAAAAATGAAGGCCCAAGCCACCGCCTACTGGACGGAATACCGCGAGAACATCGAAAAGTTTGTCTCTAAAAACATAGGGTCGCTTCGACAGGCTCAGCGACCTGAAGCGGCCATCGTTCACCTCGGCATCCACAGCTTTACGCCCGTACTGAACGGCAAGACCCGCAATGCCGATATCGGAATCCTGTACGACCCGAGCCGCCCCGCAGAATGCAAGCTCGCGCGAATCATCAAGGACGAAATCAAGCGACTTTACCCGCAGATGAAGGTGCGTTTCAACTACCCGTACAAGGGCACCTCCGACGGGCTCACCACCACGCTGCGCAAAAAATTCGGCCCGCAATACGCAGGCCTTGAAATTGAAATCAACCAGAAGTTTTTCCTGTAATCCTACCGCTTGCTGCCGCTCACGCGGTAGCGGTATTCGCGTCCGTTTTTCTTGACGCGGACAAACAGGGACTGTTCCTTCGAATCGAAGTAGAGTCGCGGTTTCTGCGAATCCACAGCACGCTTGCCCGTAAGAACCGGGTTAACCGTCGTCGAATCGTCCCCGGGGCCTACCGACGTAGAATCGTCGGCTACGGTGTACCACTGCGCATTCTCGATACTTGCGGTCGCGTCGGTCGGGGGCGTCGTGAGGTTCGCGCCGTAGTTCGCATTGTTCAGCATGCCGTCGTCGACCATGCCGTAGAACACGCCCTTCGTAAGTTCTTTCGTGAAGTTGTTCTCGAGGTCGCCGCGCAGCTGTGCCGTGCCGGAAAGTTTCTTGCCGTTTACCGCCCACATCACGCCATAGACCTGCGCGTAGTCCGTCACGGTGGTGTTCACGATAATCGAAATCGCCCCCACCTTTGCGTGCCCGCTGATGGTACCGCTCACGAGCCAGGCATCTTCTTCGAGCACGGCATCGTCGGAAATTGTACCTGCGGTTACGAGCGCACGCCCGCGGACAGTCGCATTCCCGCTAATTGTCCCGCCGTTAACGACCGCGAAATCCTCGATTCGCGCGTTTCCACTAATCGTCCCGCCGTTAACGACCGCGTCGGGGCCCACGTACACGCTCGCATCGACCTTCGCCTTGCTGCTCACGAGGCCGCCGCCGTTACTATGCTGCTTGTAGCCGTTCGCATTCGAAGGCTTCCAGAAATCCTTGTTGTAACCCTCGGGAGCGCCGTTTACGACTTCGATCATGTACGGGTAGCGGTAAATACTGTAGTAGAACTGGTCCCAGAGAATCGTCTGCATCTCGGTCGGCGTTGCAGTTACGGCCAGCCATAAGGCCTTGTCGTTTGCCTTCGTCTCGATTTCCAGATTGAATCCCGTGCCATGCTTCATCTCGCTATAGCGCGGCGTGCCATCGCTGCCTTCCGCCACAAGGCCTACCGTCCAGCCCGAAGCCGGATCCGGCAGCTTATCCGGCGCGTAGTTGCACCACCTGTACGTCTTGCCCATGTAGTAATCCGTATTGTCGCCAAAACAGGTGTAACCGTTCACGGTCGGCTTGTCCTGCACGATTCCGCGGAACTTGACCGTCACCTTTCCCGCCTTTTCGGGGTAGATGCGCACCAGGTTGTAGCCCCAACGCTGCGGAGCCCAATAGCTTGGCGAAATGTAACGGTCCGCGCACGCCTCGCCAGCATTCCCGCCAGCAGCCTCGCCCGCCGCACATTCCATCTTGTTCAGCATGGTCACGCGCGGGTGCCTGCGGTAATTGTCGCCCCAGCCCGAAGCCTCGCGCCTCGTCGCAAATTCGTAATCGCCCCAGGACTTCTTGTACAACGCCTTTTTCGCGGGCGCATATTCGAGCGTCGCGTTCTTCATCGCGAACTTGCCGAACTGCTGGTTCAAACTATCGAGCGACCAGCCGTAAACCTTCATCATGGCCGTAAACGGAGTCTGTTCCATGCGGCCGGTTTCCCCATCGCGGATGGATTCCATCCATATACGGTTCACCTCGTGCGCGCCCTTATTGCCGCCGCCGAATTCCTCCTTGAGGTGTTCGAAGAACTGCCAGTTGCAGTAACGGTCACGCGTAGAGCCGTAGTAGAGGAACGGGTAGTTGATAAGGTATTCCGCGCAGTGGGCGTCATTCGGGTTGTACTGGTGCGCCATCCAGTTCGCATGGCATTCCGCAAACCAGCCCGAATGGCTGTTGTTGCCCATCCAGCCCGCCACTCCCTGCAGGCCGTGCGCAAACTCGTGCGATGTACCCCAGTAATCCTTGAGGGATCCCACGCCAATCCACATACCGGGCCCGTATTCGCCATTCAGGCCCTTCACGTAGTCCTGCCCGCCGTAGAGCGCCGCCATCACGGAGTTGTCGAATACGTAGATGTTGCTCTTGAGCTTCCTATCGGGGCTACTCGGGAACGGGAGCATCCATCCGAGCGAATCGATGTAGAACGAGAAAACCTTCTCGAGCGACTGAAGCACGCCCTGCGCATCCGCCGTAGGGATAGACACGTTGTTCGCCTGCCCGTCATCCGTCTTGGGCTTCTTGCAGACCTCAAAATGCTCCGATTCGGCAATCAACGTAAAGCCGTTGCTTGCGCACTGGTTTACCCACTCGATGGCCGCGGCGTTCGAAACCAACCCTGCCACGGCAAACCCAACCAACATCCTGTTCAATTTCATTGCGTACTCCAATTAATACCGCACAAAAATTCCGACACACCCGCGCCGGTTAATACTGAATTTATCCTTTTTTGCGCAAAAAAAGAAGGGCTCCGGAATATTCCGGGCCCAAAAGCGTGTAAAATCCGTGCAGAAACTACTGGTTGCGCCCCAGTTTCTTGAAGTCGGGCGTGAGTTTCGCGCAGGCGCTGTCCTTCGGGGCGCTGCGGTACAGCACGAGTTCCTTCTCGAAGAACCCCTTCGTAGAGGCGCTCACGCTCCACTTGCTCCCCGCGGGGCAATTTTCCAGCAGGACCTTCGAAACCGCAGTAAAGCGACCGCCCGTTACCTTGTAGTCAAATGCGCTTGTCGATAGCGAGTCGGGAATCTGCAGGGCCGCCGCATTGCCAACCGCCTTGCTCTTCGCGTAAAACGCCTTCTGGGCTTCCATGTACTCGACAGCCTTCTGCTGCATTTCCGCGATAGAATCGGAAACCGACGCGGCCTTCACCGTCTCGTGGCAACTACGCACTGCAAAAAAGGCAACCACAACCGCCACCACGACAGCAACCGGCAGGGCAATCTTCTTGAGCGGGACATTCCCCACCTTCGCAATGACTTCGCGCAGGGATTCGCCCGACTCTTCCGGGGCGGCCTCGCCCGTTTCCCACTTGAGCAGCCTGAGCGCCACAAGGACATGCACGAACTGCTTGGGCAGGGCAAGCCCCAGCGCCGCGATTACAAGCAGGACAATCGCTATCACCATGAATACGGCCAGGGCGCTTTCGGCATTCGGCAGAAGGTCCTGGACCTCCTTGAGGAGCTTGAGCAACTGGCGATCTTCCGCAAAGTTCTGCGAGGCGAACCGGCCCGTAAAATTGTTGTAGCGGGCAAGTCCCAGTTTCACTCCGTCAGAAGCCATCACGAGGACTGCCGAAAGCAGGCGTTCCAAAAAGAGGAACACCATGCCCACAAGCGCAATCACGCAGGCAATAAGCCGCGCCGTCCGTACCGGAGTCAAACCCGTATTTTTCTGTCCTTCAGTCATAGGCTATTACTTGTGTGAGGTGTGAGGTGTGAGGTGTGAGGTGTGAGGTGTGAGGTGTGAGGTGTGGAGTGTGGAGTGTGGAGTGTGGAGTGTGAGGTGTGTAATTAGTAATTAGTCATTCCTCATTACACACTACACATTGGTCACTTTGCTCCCGCCAGTTCTTTCGCGAGTTTCTTAGCTGTGGTAAAGTCAGCCTTTCCGGTACCGAGCTTCGGAACCTTCTCCACCGCATACGCCACCGCAGGCAGCATAATCGGGGGGAATCCGCTTGCGCGCAGTTCCGAAAGCACGTCCTTCGGGTCCTTATCACCCTGGTAAAGGAGCACAATCTTCTCGCCCTTCGCGGAATCCGGAATGGAGGTCACCACGTAGTCGCACCCCTCGAGCACCGGCGTATCCTGGATTTTCTTTTCCACTGCACCGAGGCTCACCATCTCGCCACCGAGCTTGGCAAATCGGCTGTAGCGGTCCACAATCGTGAGGAAGCCATCTTCGTCGAGGTAGCCCTTGTCGCCCGTACGGTAGTAGCGCTTGCCGTTAATCATCGTAATCACGCTCTTGGTGCGTTCCTCGTCCTTGAGGTAGCCCACCATCACCTGGCAGCCACCGATAAGGATCATACCCGCCTCGCCCGTAGGCAAGGGCTCGTTCGTATCGGGGTCCACAATCAGGAACTGCGAGCCCGGGAGCGCCATGCCCACCGTACCGGGCTTGTTGTTCACCTGCATGGTCATGTAGTCGCTATGCAGGTTGTTCTCGGTATTGATACTTGCCACCGGGGCGGTCTCGGTACAGCCGTAGCCCTCGTAGATTTCCTTACCGAACTTGAGGCGGAACGCGGTCGCAAGTTCGGGGCGCAGGGCTTCGGCACCCGCGATAATCAGGCGCACGTACTTGAGCGCCATCGGGTGCACGTAGCGGCTAATCGTAAATGCACGCAAGAACGTCGGGGTTGCAACAAACGCAGTCACGCGGAATTCCGCACAAACTCGCGCCATCGTCTTCACGTCGGTCGGGTCGGCCACGGTTACAATCGGGCAGCCTTCCGTGAGGTTCAAGAGCGTTGTCACCGTAAGGCCAAAGCTATGGAACAGCGGGAGTTCCGAAAGCATCACGTCGGCGCGGGTCACATTGAAAATGCACGCAAGTTGCTGGATGTTACCCATGAGGTTCCTGTGGCTCAGCATCACTCCCTTCGGGGTTCCCTCGGAACCCGAGCTGAACATGATAGCGGCGATATCGTCGAGCTTCATGCGCTTGCGGAAGCAGAACTTGATAAGCCAGCACGGTGCAATAATGCAGAAGACCAGGTAGAACGCAATCTTCGCCTTCGGGATAACCTTCATGAAGTCTTCCGCATAGAAAATGCGGAGCTTGTCGCTTGCAATCTGCGAGTAGTCGTTACCGCGCATCTTGAGCTTTTCCACGAACTGCCTGCTCGTAATCACCGTCTTCACGTCGGCGCGGGCGGCGCAGAACTTTACGTTGTCCACAGAGGAGGTGTAGTTCAGGTTCACGTTCGTCTTGCCCAGGAGCCAGAGAGCGAGGTTCACGATGACGCCTGCCGGAGAAGGCGGCAACATGATGCCCACGTTCTTCTCGTCGGGGCCAAGAATCTTCTTCAGGTGCCTGCTGAACGCGATAACCGCGCCCATCAGCTTGAAGCCGGAGAAGTGCCCTCCATCGGGATTGTATATGGCAGGGCCGTGCTTCACGTACTTCTTGTAGGTGCGAATCCAGCTGTCGCCGATAGGCTTCACGAACGAGACCGCATAGTTCCAGGCGCTTATGGAAATGTTGCGGATGATGGTGCGGACCTCGTTTGCCGGTGTAGTTGCGGGAATGGACTCGCCAAATGCGACGGTCACGGTACGTTCCGCAGAAGCGCCGTACATGTCGGAACCGCTATAACTGTAGTTGGAGCCCCACAGGCCCTGGATGTAGAACGGCACGACCTGAGCGTCGGTGCCCTCTACCGCCTTCGAGTAGTCGATGCTGAACGGTTCAACGTGCGGGGAACGGGCCACCTCGCCCGTCGGGAAAATCACCACCGCGTGGCCCGCCATGAGCTTCTCGTGAATCTTCTTCATGGCGTCTTCGGGGTGGCGGTTATCGATACGGATGCTCCCCAAGCGCTTGAGCATGGAGCGCAGGTACCACTTCTCGAAATGGTCCTTGTTGCTAGCGATGCACAGCGGGCGCGGGCAGGCCATCTGCACCATAGCCCAGTCAATAAAGCTGTGGTGGTTACCGACCAGGAGCACCGGACCGTCGTTCGGGATATTGCCCACGTTGAGCACGCGAATCTTGTAACGGCTAAACACCAGGCGCAACAGCGAGCGGACAAGCGCCTGCGGAAGGTTCAGAATGGACCAGTAGAACACGCCCACCGAAATGAGCGCGAGGCCGATAAAGTAATACGGCGGTTCAAGAGACGTGTAGCGGACCAGCGAGGAATAGATGAACAGGAACACCACGAGCACAAGGGCCTGTATCATGTTCGCGAGCGCAATGACCCAGCCCGAATTGTTGGGGCGGGTGTTGTACTGCAAGAGCGCATTCACCGGAACGAGGAACATGCCGCCGAAGATACCGATTGCCGTGTAGAGGATAGAGAGCGCCACCGGATGCACGAAGAACGGGATAAGGAACATACAGAGCGATGCGCCAATCATGCCGAGCGGCACAAAGCCCGTCTCGATAAAATCCTTCGAGTTATGCGCCGCAATGATGGACCCCACCACGAGGCCCACGACGGCAAACGCGAGGTAGTTCTGCATGGTGTTGACCGTCTGCGAACCCGAAACATCCTGGAACACAAGCAGGAACACCTGGGCAAGAGCCCAGAACATCGAGAGAGCGATAATGGAGGCACGGAGCGTGCGGTGACGCCAGCCAAAGCTCAGGCGGCGGCGGGCAACGGAGAACTTGATGTTCTTGTCGTTGTACTTGACCTTCGGGATAAGGAAACTAGCGACCGTACCGAGCACGCTCACCGTAACGAGAATCCAGGGAATCACGACAGACTTCGAAATAATGACCCCGACAGCCTCGTAGCGCACAAGCGCCTGAAGGTCGATAAGGTTCACGCCAACGATGGCAAGCCAGCTCGAGGCGATTATGCCAATCAGGGAGAAAATCTGCAGGAAAGCGTTCGCGTAACTCAGGTTATGGACGCCGAACATCTCGCGGATAATGGCGTACTTAGCGGCACTGTGGACGGCAAAACCCGAAGACAGGCCAATGGCAAGCCAGAAGGCGACACGCGGGCAGTCGCAGGTCACAAGCACCGCCTGCGCCGTCACAAACAGGGTCATAAGGAGCGATGACCACGCAAGCACCTTGTTCTTGGAGAACCGGCTCGTGAAGAACCCCGCCGGCCAGATCATCAGCACGAAGGGCGCAACGAAGAATATCTGGAGCATGAACGTCTGCCAGGTCTGGCCGCTCTCCACATTGGAAAATGAACCCGAGAGGATTTTCTGGGCATAGATGAACACGCCCATCTGCACAAACGCCGTTGCTAGAATTGATAAAAAATAACGGACGGAGCCTTTAGCTTTCCACATTTTTAATTCCCTGTATGTCAGCCTTATTAATTAAGACTGCCCCAAATCTAGAAAAATGGGGTACCGACATCGCGGGAAAGCCCCCCCCTGCTCACTTCATCAAACGTTCAATTTCCTTGATTTCCCTGGGAATCGCGGTAGAGATGTTCTCGAAGCCGTTCTTCGTGATGAGCAGGTCGTCCTCGATGCGGATGCCAATCTTCTCGCGATAGCGCTTCCCGCCTATCGTAGCCTCGAATTCGCCATAAAGCCCCGGCTCGCACGAAATGAGCATGCCCGGCTCGAGGACGCTATCCAGCGAACGCGACCCCGGAGCCCCCTCGTGAATCTGCTCGCCAATAAAGTGGCTCACTCCATGCGGGCGCTTGTCGTAGAGCAGCTTGAACTTGCCCCTGGCTCCCTTCACCAGGCGGGTATCAAGTTCGCGCATAATGTATTCCCACGGGATTCCGCCGATTTCCCGCAGGCTTACGCCGGGCCGTACCGCCTTCTGGTACTCGCGGGCGGAATCGAGCACAATCTGGTAGAGCATCGCCTGCAGCGGGTCAAACCTGCCCGATGCAGGAATCGTGCGGGATATATCGCTATGGAGGGTACCGTACCGCACGCCGAAATCCAGGAGAATCAGGTCGTTCCTGTTAATTTGTTCGTCGTTCTTCACGTAATGCAAGCAACAGGCGTTCGCGCCACCCGCACATATCGTCGGGAAGGCAAGGTCACCGTCACCGCGCATCTGCATCTCGTAGTTGAGCGTCAGGTACAGTTCCCGTTCGTTCTGCATGCGTTTTACCTTCGGGAGTACCGCCCGGAAGGCAGCATCCGTCGCCACCTGCGCCACGCGGGCATCCGCGATGCGTTCCGGCCCGAGCACGAGCCTGTCTTTCCAGTGCAGTTCGGCAACGGACCGCAACTTCATCGAAAACCTCGACATGAAACGCCTGTACTTGCGGTAGAACCTGTCATTATGGTCGCCCTGGAGCGTATCGAAATAGAGCGCGTAGGCAAAGCCCGTCTTCGCATACTTCTTGCACAGTTTCTCGAGTACGGCATCGAATTCCTCGACCGGCCGCACGTCCCTGATTCCCGTCAACCTCGCGACATCGCTGTCCTTTTCCAAGTATCCGAGGCGCTTGCCCACCCAGAATTCCTTGAACGGGTCCTTGCGCGGCACAAACAGGGTTTCCGACTTGCTTTTCGGGTCCAGCACCAGGTAACAGCCCGCCTGGTTTATACCCGTAAGGTAGAGGAACGAAGGTTCCTGCACAAAGCGGGTCCATGTCTCGGTAAAAGCCTCCTCGCTCCCCGGATCGCGGGGCATACCCGCAAAAATGCAGAAGGAATCGAGATTTTTGAGCATAAACTGCCGCCTGCGGGCATAAACGGCCCTGGAATCATAGTCCGGCGACGAAATAAACACCTGGGAATAAGTTTTTTTGAGGTTTTTGAGCGTTTGCATGTATAAAATTTACCTTTTTTACACTTTTTTCTCCATAAATTATATACATTTTAGGCATCACAGACTAGAATGGAGCCTGAACAAATGTCTCTTACAAAAAAATGGAAACTTATCCTTGCCTCTCTTTCTTTTGCACTCTTGACCGCCTGTGCCGGTTCTTCCGGTGGTAGCGACGATAGCAGCTACGATGACGGTGACGATGCCGCCGCAGTCGAAGGCGGCAGCAGCAGCAAGAAGGCTGCAGCCCCCAAGGAAGTCATTGACGAAAACAAGCTGAAGAAGACCGAAGACGAAGCCATGGCCGCTACCGAAGAAAACCATAAGCTCCGCAAGGAAATCTTCGACGCCAAGAACAAGCTCGGTATTCCTGTGGAACGTCCCGACGCCGAGTAGGCAACTTGGAACATTATTCCATATCAGATAACCTGAAGCGAATGATTTCAGGTGAAAACGAAGCGGTTTTCCGGTTACTGGAGAGCCGTTTTTGCGTTGAAATACAGAGCAGGCTTCCCGGACTCACCGTTGTCGGGGGCAAGGATGCCGATATCCAGGGCCTATTTGCCGTTCTCGACCAGCTCAAGGTGAGCGCACGCAACGGAGATATCCATACCGCAGCCGAGGTGGAGCGCCTCTTAGGCGGCCCCCAGCCCCAGAACGTGCACGAACTGGACGGCATCCCGACCGAACCCATCATCCGCAACCGGTTCGGTGTCGCGATTGCGCCCAAGACCCGCTCGCAGGTCGAACTGGTGAAGGCGGTCGCGAAAAACGACGTCATCTTCGCGAAGGGGCCCGCCGGTACCGGCAAGACGTTCCTTGCGGTGGCGCTCGCTGTCGCAAGCCTCGAGAACCGCGAAGCCGAACGCATCTGCCTGGTCCGCCCGGCAGTCGAGGCGGGCGAGACTCTCGGGTTCCTGCCCGGCGACCTCAAGGAAAAGATTGCCCCCTACCTCCGCCCCATCCAGGACAGCCTCTCCGAACTCCTGCCGGCAGAAAAACTCCGCCGCTACGAGGAATCTGGCGCAATTGAAGTGGCCCCGCTCGCCTACATGCGCGGGCGCACGCTCAAGCGGGCATTCATCATCCTCGACGAGGCGCAGAACACGACCGTCGCGCAGATGAAGATGTTCCTCACACGCCTCGGGCCGCACAGCAAGGCAATCATAACGGGCGACACCTCGCAGGTCGACCTCGCGAAGGGCGAAGAATCCGGCCTCAAGCACGCCATGCGCATACTTTCGGGCATACACGGAATCGCGCAGATTACCTTTGGCGCGACCGACGTGCTGCGCCACCCGCTCGTGAAAGACATTCTCCTCGCCTACGAACAAAAGGAAAAGAGAAAATGAAAAAGAAGCAGAAAAGGTTACACCTCGTTATCGGGTGGGTGCTCATAACGGCGCTCGCCATCTTCCTTTTCCCCGACAAGAACATCGCCCTGCAGGCAGAACACCCGCACCTCGGCCAGCTGAGCACGCGCACCATCGTCTCGACGCTCAAGTTCGACATTCCCAAGTCCAAGCAGGAAATCGAAGCCGAGCGCCAGCGCGCCGAAGAGAAGGTGAGCGCCATCTTCGGGTACAACACCGACGAGACGAACCGCATCAGCGAAGACCTCAAGCAGTACCTGCAGAAGCTCGCCCAGTACGGCAACCTGCAGGCCCAGATTAGCGCGAACGGCGCAAACAGCGAGAACGGAGACTCCCTGCAGAGGAAGGTGCAGCAGGCTAGCCGCATCTACGAAACCCTCAAGCAGCGCGTGTCCGTCACCGCGATCCGCCCGCTCAGCCAGAACGCGAAGGCGCGCGACTCGCTCCTCGCCATTTTCAACCGCATGCTCGAAAAGGGCGTTTCCAACACGCTCATCGCAAAGACCGAAACCGAAGTCCAGCTTTTCAGCAACAACTACAACCTGCAGAACACCAAGGCGCTCATCTACAACAAGCCCACGGTATCGCTCATCAAGGACAGCGAAGAGAACACGCTCGAAGTGAGCGAAATCCAGCCCATCCAGCGCCGCATCGAAGAGGCGTTCAGCCAGCTGCAACGCGCCTTCCCCACCGAACAGGGCCTGCAGAGCGCATTCTACGAAGTCTTGTACGTGTTTACGCTCCCCAACGTGTTCTACCTCGAAAAGGAGACGCTCGCCCGCAAACAGGAGGCCCGCAACAAGGTCACGCTCATCAAGGGCATGGTCCCGCGCGGAGTTGAAATCGTCACGCAGGGTACCCCC
The Fibrobacter sp. UWR3 genome window above contains:
- a CDS encoding glutamate-cysteine ligase family protein, with product MTNYKLWQRYGIEMEYMIVDRNTLDVLPRADVALGKDKNGEQLSDVEHGPIGLSNELVSHVLEFKCAEPVDSLKHLGKTFHHEIVKANETLKSINAMLLPTAAHPFMDPAVMQLWPYDCLDIYQAYDRIFNCKGHGWANLQSTHINLSFHGDEEFGKLHAAIRALLPLIPAVAASSPFLDSKYCGYLDGRIETYRHNQEKIPSITGKVIPEAVFTYKDYEEQIFNKVKADIAPYDPDHLLNHFFLNSRGAIARFDRGAIEIRLVDIQECPDADIAIAEWEVAVLKGLVEGKFANESQIRALDTDALAKILLATTRFAEKTVINDRDFLNVWNIDASEITAGELVQRITEKVRSKISDHSQALLASMLKRGTLASALVKNVGADPDRDDFVYEYGRLAHCLAENRLYGVEE
- a CDS encoding N-formylglutamate amidohydrolase; amino-acid sequence: MIRRKTKDERRKKIASKSVLILTCEHASNKLPAAFKKAVPAKVLETHRAYDIGACAVFSKLVKFAKPEFHCEGKFSRLFVDLNRTITNKSAFSDYYKQLEKRDPATAAKMKAQATAYWTEYRENIEKFVSKNIGSLRQAQRPEAAIVHLGIHSFTPVLNGKTRNADIGILYDPSRPAECKLARIIKDEIKRLYPQMKVRFNYPYKGTSDGLTTTLRKKFGPQYAGLEIEINQKFFL
- a CDS encoding DUF6055 domain-containing protein, whose translation is MKLNRMLVGFAVAGLVSNAAAIEWVNQCASNGFTLIAESEHFEVCKKPKTDDGQANNVSIPTADAQGVLQSLEKVFSFYIDSLGWMLPFPSSPDRKLKSNIYVFDNSVMAALYGGQDYVKGLNGEYGPGMWIGVGSLKDYWGTSHEFAHGLQGVAGWMGNNSHSGWFAECHANWMAHQYNPNDAHCAEYLINYPFLYYGSTRDRYCNWQFFEHLKEEFGGGNKGAHEVNRIWMESIRDGETGRMEQTPFTAMMKVYGWSLDSLNQQFGKFAMKNATLEYAPAKKALYKKSWGDYEFATRREASGWGDNYRRHPRVTMLNKMECAAGEAAGGNAGEACADRYISPSYWAPQRWGYNLVRIYPEKAGKVTVKFRGIVQDKPTVNGYTCFGDNTDYYMGKTYRWCNYAPDKLPDPASGWTVGLVAEGSDGTPRYSEMKHGTGFNLEIETKANDKALWLAVTATPTEMQTILWDQFYYSIYRYPYMIEVVNGAPEGYNKDFWKPSNANGYKQHSNGGGLVSSKAKVDASVYVGPDAVVNGGTISGNARIEDFAVVNGGTISGNATVRGRALVTAGTISDDAVLEEDAWLVSGTISGHAKVGAISIIVNTTVTDYAQVYGVMWAVNGKKLSGTAQLRGDLENNFTKELTKGVFYGMVDDGMLNNANYGANLTTPPTDATASIENAQWYTVADDSTSVGPGDDSTTVNPVLTGKRAVDSQKPRLYFDSKEQSLFVRVKKNGREYRYRVSGSKR
- a CDS encoding MFS transporter, whose amino-acid sequence is MWKAKGSVRYFLSILATAFVQMGVFIYAQKILSGSFSNVESGQTWQTFMLQIFFVAPFVLMIWPAGFFTSRFSKNKVLAWSSLLMTLFVTAQAVLVTCDCPRVAFWLAIGLSSGFAVHSAAKYAIIREMFGVHNLSYANAFLQIFSLIGIIASSWLAIVGVNLIDLQALVRYEAVGVIISKSVVIPWILVTVSVLGTVASFLIPKVKYNDKNIKFSVARRRLSFGWRHRTLRASIIALSMFWALAQVFLLVFQDVSGSQTVNTMQNYLAFAVVGLVVGSIIAAHNSKDFIETGFVPLGMIGASLCMFLIPFFVHPVALSILYTAIGIFGGMFLVPVNALLQYNTRPNNSGWVIALANMIQALVLVVFLFIYSSLVRYTSLEPPYYFIGLALISVGVFYWSILNLPQALVRSLLRLVFSRYKIRVLNVGNIPNDGPVLLVGNHHSFIDWAMVQMACPRPLCIASNKDHFEKWYLRSMLKRLGSIRIDNRHPEDAMKKIHEKLMAGHAVVIFPTGEVARSPHVEPFSIDYSKAVEGTDAQVVPFYIQGLWGSNYSYSGSDMYGASAERTVTVAFGESIPATTPANEVRTIIRNISISAWNYAVSFVKPIGDSWIRTYKKYVKHGPAIYNPDGGHFSGFKLMGAVIAFSRHLKKILGPDEKNVGIMLPPSPAGVIVNLALWLLGKTNVNLNYTSSVDNVKFCAARADVKTVITSRQFVEKLKMRGNDYSQIASDKLRIFYAEDFMKVIPKAKIAFYLVFCIIAPCWLIKFCFRKRMKLDDIAAIMFSSGSEGTPKGVMLSHRNLMGNIQQLACIFNVTRADVMLSELPLFHSFGLTVTTLLNLTEGCPIVTVADPTDVKTMARVCAEFRVTAFVATPTFLRAFTISRYVHPMALKYVRLIIAGAEALRPELATAFRLKFGKEIYEGYGCTETAPVASINTENNLHSDYMTMQVNNKPGTVGMALPGSQFLIVDPDTNEPLPTGEAGMILIGGCQVMVGYLKDEERTKSVITMINGKRYYRTGDKGYLDEDGFLTIVDRYSRFAKLGGEMVSLGAVEKKIQDTPVLEGCDYVVTSIPDSAKGEKIVLLYQGDKDPKDVLSELRASGFPPIMLPAVAYAVEKVPKLGTGKADFTTAKKLAKELAGAK
- a CDS encoding aminopeptidase P family protein: MQTLKNLKKTYSQVFISSPDYDSRAVYARRRQFMLKNLDSFCIFAGMPRDPGSEEAFTETWTRFVQEPSFLYLTGINQAGCYLVLDPKSKSETLFVPRKDPFKEFWVGKRLGYLEKDSDVARLTGIRDVRPVEEFDAVLEKLCKKYAKTGFAYALYFDTLQGDHNDRFYRKYRRFMSRFSMKLRSVAELHWKDRLVLGPERIADARVAQVATDAAFRAVLPKVKRMQNERELYLTLNYEMQMRGDGDLAFPTICAGGANACCLHYVKNDEQINRNDLILLDFGVRYGTLHSDISRTIPASGRFDPLQAMLYQIVLDSAREYQKAVRPGVSLREIGGIPWEYIMRELDTRLVKGARGKFKLLYDKRPHGVSHFIGEQIHEGAPGSRSLDSVLEPGMLISCEPGLYGEFEATIGGKRYREKIGIRIEDDLLITKNGFENISTAIPREIKEIERLMK
- a CDS encoding PhoH family protein, which gives rise to MISGENEAVFRLLESRFCVEIQSRLPGLTVVGGKDADIQGLFAVLDQLKVSARNGDIHTAAEVERLLGGPQPQNVHELDGIPTEPIIRNRFGVAIAPKTRSQVELVKAVAKNDVIFAKGPAGTGKTFLAVALAVASLENREAERICLVRPAVEAGETLGFLPGDLKEKIAPYLRPIQDSLSELLPAEKLRRYEESGAIEVAPLAYMRGRTLKRAFIILDEAQNTTVAQMKMFLTRLGPHSKAIITGDTSQVDLAKGEESGLKHAMRILSGIHGIAQITFGATDVLRHPLVKDILLAYEQKEKRK